The Teredinibacter sp. KSP-S5-2 genomic interval TATTGCTCGCCGATTCAGAAATGGCCGAAATGGAGATTACGGCGGTTATCCAGATTGCTGAATTTGAAACGACCGTAAAAGTGTTGGCTCACTCTCTGGCAATAACTCCGATTTTTTCCGATGATGGAACACAGGTAACACTGCAGGCGGGAGATTAGCTGTTTTCGTAGAGGGTTCTGTTAACAGTTTTAATGACTATGAAATACTTATTTTATGTAACTTGTGTGCTTGGGATTTTGTCCTGTGGGTCGGGAGACAATAGTGCGCAGTTTGATACGACTAATGTCACTCAAATTGACTCCGGTGAAAATGGTTCTGGCGCTATTCTGACAGAGGATTTGACCGCAAGCCCTGGTGATGTTGTTCGTATATTGGGTGCAGGCAGTACGTCAAAGCATGCCATTTACCGCTGGACGTTAATTGGCGATTTCCCTATCGGTTTTTTAAAACCCGATGGGACTGCGGTGGAAGCCCCCGATTCTCGTGATCTATTGGTGCATATACCTGCATCTTATGCCGGAGAAAGCTTTAGTCTGCAATTGGATATTGATGATGGCGGTACTCGAGATAATTCCGAAGTGATTACCATAAATGTTACTCCGTGTGTCGATAAAGACACGTATATTTTTGTTGATTGTATTGATCCGTCATGGAAAGGGATTGCCAGTGAAGAAAGAATCAATATGGAAGAGGTTCAAACTTTCTATACCGGGGAGGGTGAGCGTCATGTTAATTGGTCTGTGCTTAATCTACTTGATGATGAGCACAACCAAGTATTGGATATTCAATTTCGTAAAGAAAACAGTGCGGGCGCGATTTTTATTTCCTCGCGGGAAATGGCTTATGTTTCCACCTCAGCCACCTCTGGCGGCAATTTTTCCACCTATTCTCGCGATAGTTTGCATTTTGATATGCGAGTGCTTGACGCTGCGGGTAACGATACGATTTTTCTTGAAGGGGAATGCCAAACGCCTTGTGTCGGGCCCCGATTGCAACTTCCGATTGATACCTCTGGCCAATGGTTTACCCAAAAAGTGTACTCCCACATGATTGAATTCTTGGGACGAGATTTCTCCAACCTAACCAGTGCTTTTAAAATCAGCCCTGGGAGTTTGCAGCAACAAGGTTTTCATATTCAGGTAGATAATATCCGTTTTTATACAGATATATGCGACAGTGTTGCTGGGCAAGTATTTAGAGACTGCTTTGATCCTACTTGGTTTCGCCCTGGAACCTGGGATTCTGAAGGCACCTTGATTATTGGCAGTGGTTTGAATGACCCTACGTTTGGTGAACATGTCTTTTGGGAGTTGGTTTTTCCTGGCGACCCTGAACGAAGTGATGTACTCCAGCTTTCTTTTGTGAAGCCGGGGGTTTACGGTGGATTTTTTACGGAAGCGCTAAATTTCAATACGAGTGTATCGAATTATAGCGACGGGGACTTTGTATTTGATTTTCGCTTGATATCGCCAAGTTCGGAGAATGCAGCGGTCTATTATAATTGCGGCCCGGACTGCGAGGGTATTAAAAATGTGATTTCCTTCGGCGAGCCAGGAGTATGGCAGGAGGTACGTATTCCAGTACGCACATTGGAAGCACAAGGTATGAATATCAATGATGTTCGCAGAGGGATTAATATTTTTCCGTCGGATTCAAAAGCTCAGGATGGCTTGGTTTTTCAGTTAGACAATATTCGTTTTGAAAACTAGCTCCTTTCTTTATTCGTTGTGCTGCCTCTAATGGGGCCATTTATGGCCCTGGTAGGCTAGTAATTACATCCTGGTTTTCTATCCTCCATCTAATCACATCTTTTTACCTATTAGTCTCGGCTTTCGTTGACAGAGCCTGTAATAGAGTCTTTGTGTCTAAATTTTGATCGCATTATTTTTTTCAAAAAAAATGGAGGGGGTCTGTGGCTCAGGTGTTATTGCTTATGTTGGCAGCCTCAAGGTCTGCTCAGTTTACGGATTTAAAGACAGGAGTCAGCGGGTTTTGAGGTTGTCAGCTGTGGAACTGGAAAAGTATAACAATTGAGGAGTAAATATTGATGACACGCTTTTTATCTTTGCTTGTAGTGATGGTATCTGCAGCATTAACGGCCTGTGGCGGTGGGTTGTTAGCTGATGCAGGTGATGATGTAACCGTTTCCGGCGGGCAGCAGGTTGAATTAAATGGTGGCGCTTATGCCTTTAATGAGGATGGTAGTCAGGCCCAGGTAGACACTACCTTAACCTACCAATGGACACATAATGGAGGAGAGTCCGTTTTATTATTGGATAGTGAAGGAAAAGTAACAACGGATAACACAACACAAAAGCTTATTGCATTTATTCCAGCAGAGCTTCAGGGGAAATCAGTGGAATTTACCCTTGTTGTAAATGATGGTGTTACTGAAAGTATTCCAGATAGTGTTTCGGTCAACGTTGAACCTTGTACTCAACAAGAAGGTGATGTCTTTATCGAATGCGTTGATCCTACTTGGCAAGGGTTATCGGGTTGGGAGATGAGTGAAGGCTTGGAGCCGTTTAATTATTTTAGCGGTGCAACTCAGAATCACGTTCAATGGTCAATTCAAAATTTACAAGATCAAGCCCATAATCGTGTTGTCGATGTTCAATTTAATCACAGTGCTGTCAATGGAACCTTTCAATTATTGACCGCAAAACGCGGTTTGAGTGGATATCCTGAACAAGAGCAGCTCATTGATATGACAGCATTTGCAGGCGGCCAACTTAAATTTGATATCCGGGTATTGGACATGGGGTTAACTGAAAATATTTGGTTGCAAGTTGAGTGTGGCTGGCCTTGTCAGAGTGCACCTTTCCAAGTGCCTGTGGCAGAAGTAGGGCAATGGCAATCAGTTTCTTTTAATGTCGACGATTTACAGTCGATAGGTTTAGATCTATCAAAAGTAGGTACTGCTCTGCAAATTAATCCAGATTGGAATTTGCAGCAAGGCGTGCATTTCCAGCTGGACAATATACGTTGGGAAAAATCGGGTTGTGTTGATCAACCTGGCAATGTTTACGGTAATTGCCTGGATAGTAAATGGGGCGGGTTTGGTGCCTGGGACACGGAGTGGAATGGAAACTATTTTTACACTGATGTAAATAATCATGTTCAATGGACGGAAGTATTCTCCGGCGATCCAGTACGTAAGAATGTCTTGGAGATATCCTTTAATAAAGATGACGTATTGGGAACCTTCTATATATTCCCACCACAGCAATTAGGCCCGGATTTTTCCGAATTTATAAATGGTGATTATGTTTTCGATATAAAAATACTGTCTGTCGGCGCTGAAACGACAAGTCTGGTATATAACTGTGGCTATCCGTGCAATGGAACAAGTCATAGGATTGATAAGAGCCTGGTCGATCGTTGGCAAGAAGTTCGGATACCTGTTTCTCAGTTAATTTCTGATGGGATGGATATTACCGCTGTGCCTGTTGGGATAAATATATTACCGGACTGGGTGATACCACAATCTGGTTTTCGTTTTCAGTTGGATAACATTCGCTTTGAAAACCCTGTAGTGGTGCAATAGTTTGATGCCTTAAATACCAAACAAATTAAAGGGAAGGCGGGATGTTTTCTCTATTAATGAAAAGTAATTCGCATACCTTGCAACAAGGTGAGTAAAAAAAGCCCGCGTAAAACGCGGGCTACAACGATGCAATCTAACGATTAGATTGTGGCTAAGTTATTGACAGGCTCCAAGAGAAGTCCAGGCACTTTGCCATGCCCAGCCAGTTCCTGGCGCGTATGGTCCACCGATAGAACACCATCCGCCAACGGTACACTGGTATTCAATACCACCGGCTTGAACCGTGTCACCTGTGCTGTATGCAGCGCCGTCAACATAGTTCGGCGCGGTACACGTTGTGCCACCAGACGAGCTTGAAGAAGAGCTGCTGCTCGAGCTGGATGAAGATGAGCTACTGGACGAGCTAGAGCTGCTGGAAGAGGAGCTGCTAGACGAAGACGAGCTGCTTGAGCTGGATGATGAACTGGAAGA includes:
- a CDS encoding putative glycoside hydrolase, translating into MTRFLSLLVVMVSAALTACGGGLLADAGDDVTVSGGQQVELNGGAYAFNEDGSQAQVDTTLTYQWTHNGGESVLLLDSEGKVTTDNTTQKLIAFIPAELQGKSVEFTLVVNDGVTESIPDSVSVNVEPCTQQEGDVFIECVDPTWQGLSGWEMSEGLEPFNYFSGATQNHVQWSIQNLQDQAHNRVVDVQFNHSAVNGTFQLLTAKRGLSGYPEQEQLIDMTAFAGGQLKFDIRVLDMGLTENIWLQVECGWPCQSAPFQVPVAEVGQWQSVSFNVDDLQSIGLDLSKVGTALQINPDWNLQQGVHFQLDNIRWEKSGCVDQPGNVYGNCLDSKWGGFGAWDTEWNGNYFYTDVNNHVQWTEVFSGDPVRKNVLEISFNKDDVLGTFYIFPPQQLGPDFSEFINGDYVFDIKILSVGAETTSLVYNCGYPCNGTSHRIDKSLVDRWQEVRIPVSQLISDGMDITAVPVGINILPDWVIPQSGFRFQLDNIRFENPVVVQ